CGGCATCATGACCTTCCGGTGGATCGTGAATCGGATGCCGGTGTTGCGCGAGGACCCGTCCTACCCGCAGCACTGACAGCAACAAGGGGCAGGGGTCAAGGATGAAGGATGAAGGATGAAGGATGAAGGATGAAAGCGAAAGGATGAAGCGCCATCCTCACTTCCCACTTCTCACTTCTCATTTCTCGGTTCTGGTTTGAGTTGCTCCTCGGAGGAGGCATACGTCGATGGGTCACGATCTGATTACGATTTACTGGCTCAAGGCCGTCGAATACGTCCTGGCCTTGTCCTATCTCCCGCTGTTCATGCTGTTCTGGAAGTTTGCCTCACCGCGGCAGCCGGCCACCGCGCGCGTGCCGGTCGCGGCCCTGGGGTGGGCCGATCAACTCGCTGCGTTCTTCCAGGTCCCGGCCGACTTGTTCTTCCACAAGGGCCATGCGTGGCTCCGGCTGGAAGACGCGGATACGGTGACCGTCGGTCTCGACGACTTCGCACAGAAGCTCGTGGGGCCGCTCGGCGCGCTGCGTCTGCCCGTCGTGGGCACCACGCTCGTGCAGGGTCAGCCGGCGCTGATGCTCGACGCCGGCGCGAAAGTCATTCCGATGCTGGCCCCGGTCGACGGGACGGTGCTGGCGGTGAACCCCGCCGCTCTCGCCTCCTCGGACATCGTCAACCGTTCGCCCTACGGTGACGGATGGCTGATGAAGGTCAAGACCACGAAACTCGCGGGAAACCTCAGAAGGCTGATGTCGGGCGAGGCGGCGCACGAGTGGATGGACTCGGTCTGTGAGAGCCTCGGCGCCGAGATGGCCGGGCTGGAACTCGGCAAGGTGTACCTCGATGGTGGCCAGATGGTGGACGGCGTCGCCCGCCAT
This is a stretch of genomic DNA from Vicinamibacterales bacterium. It encodes these proteins:
- a CDS encoding glycine cleavage system protein H: MGHDLITIYWLKAVEYVLALSYLPLFMLFWKFASPRQPATARVPVAALGWADQLAAFFQVPADLFFHKGHAWLRLEDADTVTVGLDDFAQKLVGPLGALRLPVVGTTLVQGQPALMLDAGAKVIPMLAPVDGTVLAVNPAALASSDIVNRSPYGDGWLMKVKTTKLAGNLRRLMSGEAAHEWMDSVCESLGAEMAGLELGKVYLDGGQMVDGVARHLSPDNWDQIAKRFFLTDQGGRRA